A genome region from Streptomyces xanthophaeus includes the following:
- the ruvC gene encoding crossover junction endodeoxyribonuclease RuvC — protein MRVLGVDPGLTRCGVGVVEGVAGRPLTMIGVGVVRTPADAELGHRLVAIEQGIEEWLDAHRPEVVAVERVFSQHNVSTVMGTAQASAVAMLCAARRGIPVALHTPSEVKAAVTGSGRADKAQVGAMVTRLLRLDAPPKPADAADALALAICHIWRAPAQNRLQQAVALHASGSKGRTR, from the coding sequence GTGCGAGTACTGGGTGTCGACCCCGGGCTGACGCGATGCGGTGTCGGCGTCGTCGAGGGCGTGGCCGGACGGCCGCTGACCATGATCGGCGTGGGGGTCGTACGGACGCCCGCGGACGCCGAGTTGGGCCACCGGCTCGTCGCCATCGAGCAGGGCATCGAGGAATGGCTCGACGCGCACCGGCCCGAAGTCGTCGCCGTGGAGCGGGTGTTCAGCCAGCACAACGTCAGCACCGTGATGGGCACCGCCCAGGCGAGCGCCGTCGCGATGCTGTGCGCCGCCCGCCGCGGGATACCGGTCGCCCTGCACACCCCCAGCGAGGTCAAGGCAGCCGTCACCGGCAGCGGCCGGGCCGACAAGGCCCAGGTCGGTGCCATGGTCACCCGGCTGCTGAGGCTGGACGCACCACCCAAGCCGGCGGACGCCGCCGACGCCCTCGCTCTCGCCATCTGCCACATCTGGCGGGCCCCCGCCCAGAACCGCCTCCAGCAGGCGGTCGCCCTGCACGCCTCTGGCTCGAAAGGCCGTACCCGATGA
- the pdxT gene encoding pyridoxal 5'-phosphate synthase glutaminase subunit PdxT yields the protein MTNTPVIGVLALQGDVREHLIALAAADAVARPVRRPEELAEVDALVIPGGESTTMSKLAVLFGMLEPLRERVAAGMPVYGTCAGMIMLADKLLDGREDQETLGGIDMIVRRNAFGRQNESFEAKIDFAGIAGGPVEGVFIRAPWVESVGASAEVLATYDGHTVAVRQGNVLATSFHPELTGDDRVHAYFVDMVRAGL from the coding sequence ATGACGAACACCCCCGTGATCGGTGTCCTGGCACTCCAGGGCGACGTACGGGAACACCTGATCGCCCTGGCCGCGGCGGACGCCGTGGCCAGGCCGGTCCGGCGTCCCGAGGAGCTCGCCGAGGTCGACGCCCTGGTGATCCCCGGCGGCGAGTCCACCACCATGTCGAAGCTCGCCGTGCTGTTCGGCATGCTGGAGCCGCTGCGCGAGCGCGTGGCCGCCGGCATGCCCGTGTACGGCACCTGCGCCGGCATGATCATGCTCGCGGACAAGCTCCTGGACGGCCGTGAGGACCAGGAGACCCTGGGCGGCATCGACATGATCGTCCGCCGCAACGCGTTCGGCCGCCAGAACGAGTCCTTCGAGGCGAAGATCGACTTCGCGGGCATAGCGGGCGGCCCCGTCGAGGGCGTCTTCATCCGCGCGCCCTGGGTCGAGTCCGTCGGAGCCTCCGCCGAGGTGCTCGCCACGTACGACGGCCACACGGTCGCCGTGCGTCAGGGCAACGTCCTGGCGACCTCGTTCCACCCCGAGCTGACCGGAGACGACCGCGTTCACGCGTACTTCGTCGACATGGTGCGCGCGGGGCTGTGA
- a CDS encoding YebC/PmpR family DNA-binding transcriptional regulator, whose translation MSGHSKWATTKHKKAVIDAKRGKLFAKLIKNIEVAARMGGADIDGNPTLFDAIQKAKKSSVPNKNIDSAVKRGGGLEAGGADYETIMYEGYGPNGVAVLIECLTDNRNRAASDVRVAMTRNGGSMADPGSVSYLFNRKGVVLLPKGELSEDDVLETVLDAGAEEVNDLGDSFEIISEATDMVAVRTALQAAGIDYDSADSNFLPTMQVELDEEGARKIFKLIDALEDSDDVQNVFANFDVSDEVMEKVDA comes from the coding sequence ATGTCCGGCCACTCTAAATGGGCTACGACGAAGCACAAGAAGGCCGTGATCGATGCCAAGCGCGGCAAGCTCTTCGCGAAGCTGATCAAGAACATCGAGGTCGCGGCCCGTATGGGCGGCGCCGACATCGACGGCAACCCGACGCTCTTCGACGCCATCCAGAAGGCCAAGAAGAGCTCGGTCCCGAACAAGAACATCGACTCCGCGGTCAAGCGCGGCGGTGGTCTTGAGGCCGGCGGCGCCGACTACGAGACGATCATGTACGAAGGCTACGGTCCGAACGGTGTCGCGGTGCTCATCGAGTGCCTCACCGACAACCGCAACCGTGCCGCGTCCGACGTGCGTGTCGCCATGACCCGCAACGGCGGTTCGATGGCCGACCCGGGCTCGGTCTCGTACCTGTTCAACCGTAAGGGCGTCGTCCTGCTGCCCAAGGGCGAGCTCTCCGAGGACGACGTCCTGGAGACGGTGCTCGACGCGGGTGCCGAAGAGGTCAACGACCTCGGCGACAGCTTCGAGATCATCAGCGAGGCCACCGACATGGTCGCGGTCCGTACCGCGCTCCAGGCGGCCGGCATCGACTACGACTCGGCCGACTCCAACTTCCTGCCGACCATGCAGGTCGAGCTGGACGAAGAGGGCGCGCGCAAGATCTTCAAGCTGATCGACGCGCTGGAGGACAGCGACGACGTGCAGAACGTCTTCGCCAACTTCGACGTCTCGGACGAGGTCATGGAGAAGGTCGACGCCTGA
- the ruvA gene encoding Holliday junction branch migration protein RuvA, protein MIAFVSGPVAALAPTLAVIEVGGVGMAVQCTPTTISGLRMGEQARLATSLVVREDSLTLYGFADDDERQVFEILQTASGVGPRLAQAMLGVHSPDALRLAVSTGDEKALVAVPGIGKKGAQKLLLELKGKLGAPLGSSGLVGAQRAAASGPAPWTEQLSAALIGLGYASREAEDAVEAVTPQAEAAIAAGGSAPVPQLLRAALQSLNRAR, encoded by the coding sequence ATGATCGCCTTCGTCAGCGGCCCGGTCGCCGCACTCGCCCCCACCCTTGCCGTGATCGAGGTCGGGGGAGTGGGCATGGCCGTGCAGTGCACGCCCACCACCATCTCCGGCCTGCGGATGGGGGAGCAGGCCAGGCTGGCCACCTCGCTGGTCGTACGCGAGGACTCGCTGACCCTGTACGGGTTCGCCGACGACGACGAGCGCCAGGTCTTCGAGATCCTGCAGACCGCGAGCGGGGTCGGGCCGAGGCTCGCCCAGGCGATGCTCGGCGTGCACAGCCCCGACGCCCTGCGCCTGGCCGTCTCCACCGGCGACGAGAAGGCGCTGGTGGCGGTGCCGGGCATCGGCAAGAAGGGCGCCCAGAAGCTACTCCTCGAACTGAAGGGCAAGCTGGGGGCTCCGCTGGGCAGCAGCGGCCTCGTGGGCGCCCAGCGCGCCGCGGCCTCCGGGCCCGCCCCCTGGACCGAGCAGCTCTCCGCCGCCCTGATCGGCCTCGGCTACGCCTCGCGCGAGGCGGAGGACGCGGTCGAGGCCGTCACCCCGCAGGCCGAGGCCGCCATCGCCGCCGGCGGTTCGGCCCCCGTTCCGCAGCTCCTGCGGGCCGCTCTCCAGTCCCTGAACCGCGCCCGCTAG